A single window of Pyrus communis chromosome 10, drPyrComm1.1, whole genome shotgun sequence DNA harbors:
- the LOC137747483 gene encoding probable prolyl 4-hydroxylase 9 has product MRLKSGKGNWSSKFKFKGTIGLPTTFIFCSFFFLAGFYGSSLLSQDVSGGGGRLRARLLETEYTSMLYGETGDDSLTSIPFQVLSWYPRALYFPNFATPEQCESIIGLAKPHLKPSTLALREGETEESTKDIRTSSGMFLSASDDKSGTLDAIEEKIARATMLPRVHGEAFNVLRYEIGQKYNSHYDAFHPDQYGPQKSQRVASFLLYLTDVQDGGETMFPYENGSNTDGTYDFRECVGLKVKPRKGDGLLFYSLLPNGTIDPLALHGSCPVIKGEKWVATKWIRDQEQED; this is encoded by the exons ATGAGACTCAAAAGCGGGAAAGGGAATTGGAGCTCCAAGTTCAAGTTCAAGGGCACAATCGGGTTACCCACTACTTTCATCTTctgctccttcttcttccttgccgGCTTCTATGgctcctccctcctctctcag GATGTCAGCGGTGGTGGTGGTAGGCTGAGAGCTAGACTGTTAGAAACAGAGTACACTTCGATGCTTTATGGAGAGACCGGTGACGATTCTTTAACTTCCATTCCCTTTCAG GTCTTGAGTTGGTATCCCCGAGCATTATATTTTCCTAATTTTGCAACTCCGGAGCAATGCGAAAGCATAATTGGCTTGGCAAAGCCACACCTTAAACCATCGACTTTGGCTTTGCGAGAAGGAGAGACAGAGGAGAGCACAAAGGATATACGAACAAG TTCCGGCATGTTTCTTTCCGCTTCTGATGATAAATCCGGGACTCTGGATGCGATTGAGGAAAAGATTGCAAGGGCTACAATGCTTCCCAGGGTACATGGAGAG GCATTTAACGTCTTGCGCTATGAGATCGGGCAGAAGTATAATTCTCATTATGATGCATTCCACCCTGACCAATACGGTCCACAGAAGAGCCAAAGG GTTGCATCGTTCTTGTTGTATTTAACTGATGTTCAAGACGGCGGTGAAACCATGTTTCCATACGAG AATGGCTCAAACACGGATGGAACCTATGATTTTCGGGAATGTGTTGGCTTGAAAGTGAAGCCACGCAAAGGGGATGGACTTCTGTTTTATTCATTGCTCCCAAATGGTACAATTGATCCG TTAGCGTTACACGGGAGCTGTCCTGTAATCAAAGGGGAAAAATGGGTAGCTACAAAGTGGATCAGGGATCAAGAACAAGAGGACTAG